The following are encoded together in the candidate division WOR-3 bacterium genome:
- a CDS encoding sulfide-dependent adenosine diphosphate thiazole synthase has product MKLDDLEISKGIIDSFFNKFLGALELDVALVGAGPSNLTAGIIFGENGVKAAIFESKLAPGGGIWGGGMMFNEVVFQEKALHLLDKFEIKYKEKGKGYYLVDSIELASTLISKCVKSGVKIFNLIKVVDVLFKEEKKRKRVNGLVLQWSPVENLNLHVDPLAIRAKFVVDGTGHPAEVCSLVSQKMNVRLKTRTGKVVGEMSMWALKGEEMTVENTSEVFPGLFVAGMAANAVKGAPRMGPIFGGMLLSGEKLAKEILKKLNGRSEF; this is encoded by the coding sequence ATGAAACTTGATGATCTAGAGATATCAAAAGGAATTATTGATAGTTTTTTTAATAAATTTCTTGGAGCCTTAGAATTAGATGTAGCGCTTGTGGGAGCTGGTCCTTCTAATCTAACAGCAGGAATAATTTTTGGAGAAAATGGTGTTAAAGCAGCTATCTTTGAATCTAAACTTGCTCCAGGAGGAGGGATTTGGGGAGGAGGAATGATGTTTAATGAAGTGGTGTTCCAAGAAAAGGCATTGCATCTTTTAGATAAATTCGAAATAAAATATAAAGAGAAAGGAAAAGGTTATTATCTTGTAGATAGTATTGAACTAGCTTCCACATTAATCTCAAAGTGTGTTAAAAGTGGAGTAAAAATATTTAATTTAATTAAGGTGGTGGATGTTCTCTTCAAAGAAGAAAAGAAAAGAAAAAGAGTTAATGGTCTTGTTTTACAATGGTCACCAGTAGAAAATTTGAATTTACATGTAGATCCTTTAGCAATAAGAGCTAAGTTTGTTGTGGATGGAACAGGACATCCAGCAGAGGTTTGTTCTCTTGTTTCACAAAAAATGAATGTGAGATTAAAAACAAGAACTGGAAAAGTTGTTGGAGAAATGTCTATGTGGGCTCTAAAAGGAGAAGAGATGACTGTAGAAAATACTTCTGAGGTTTTCCCAGGGTTATTTGTAGCAGGGATGGCTGCAAATGCGGTAAAGGGAGCTCCAAGAATGGGACCTATTTTTGGAGGAATGCTCCTTTCGGGGGAAAAATTAGCAAAAGAAATTCTAAAAAAATTGAATGGTAGAAGTGAATTTTAA
- the thiE gene encoding thiamine phosphate synthase, with product MVEVNFNFGAYVITSGNHLKVAQEACEGGVRIVQYRDKESSRKNMLTIAEEIRKITRKYNSLFIVNDFIDIALLSKADGVHLGQDDIPITRAREITPSHFIIGISTHSLEEALQAEKEGASYIGIGPVFSTPTKNYLPIGLSVVKKVIEKVNIPVVAIGGINLENINTLIRIGVKNVAMLRAFQENTREKVKKVNSLLNN from the coding sequence ATGGTAGAAGTGAATTTTAATTTTGGTGCCTATGTTATAACAAGTGGAAACCATCTTAAAGTAGCCCAAGAGGCTTGCGAGGGTGGCGTTAGAATTGTTCAATATAGGGATAAAGAATCCTCAAGGAAAAATATGCTTACTATTGCGGAAGAGATAAGAAAAATAACTAGAAAGTATAATTCTTTATTTATTGTTAATGATTTTATTGATATTGCTCTTTTGTCTAAAGCTGATGGAGTCCATCTTGGACAGGACGATATTCCTATTACCCGCGCAAGAGAAATAACTCCATCTCACTTCATAATTGGGATCTCCACTCATTCTTTAGAAGAAGCTCTTCAAGCGGAAAAAGAGGGAGCTTCCTATATTGGGATAGGACCTGTCTTTTCTACCCCAACTAAAAATTATTTACCTATTGGACTTTCAGTGGTTAAGAAGGTGATAGAAAAAGTTAATATCCCTGTTGTTGCAATCGGTGGAATAAATCTTGAAAACATTAATACTCTTATAAGAATTGGTGTAAAAAACGTTGCAATGTTAAGAGCTTTTCAGGAAAACACAAGGGAGAAAGTAAAAAAAGTTAATTCCTTACTAAATAATTAA
- a CDS encoding 2-oxoacid:acceptor oxidoreductase family protein has protein sequence MGKELVEIRWHGRGGQGAKTAALLFGEAAIDTGMYIQAFPEYGPERTGAPVRAFNRLSKKPIRLHSGINNPDIVLVLDPSLLNSPDILEGLMDGGIIIINTSETPEKIRERLSISSKIKVYTVNASKIAMDTIGLNKPNTPMLGALARVTDILDYKKMLKSIEHKLREKFRGKQEEIILKNMEAIKKAYEETKGEE, from the coding sequence ATGGGTAAGGAATTGGTTGAGATTAGGTGGCATGGGAGAGGAGGACAGGGGGCAAAAACTGCTGCGTTACTCTTTGGGGAAGCTGCAATTGACACAGGAATGTATATTCAGGCTTTTCCGGAATATGGACCTGAAAGAACAGGGGCTCCTGTTAGAGCTTTTAATCGTTTAAGTAAAAAGCCAATTAGACTCCATAGTGGGATTAATAATCCCGATATAGTTTTAGTCCTTGATCCAAGCTTGCTTAATTCTCCGGATATTCTTGAAGGACTTATGGATGGTGGAATTATTATCATAAACACCTCAGAAACTCCTGAAAAAATAAGAGAAAGGCTTTCTATAAGCTCGAAAATCAAAGTTTATACTGTTAATGCATCAAAAATTGCAATGGATACAATAGGGCTAAACAAACCAAACACTCCAATGCTTGGAGCTTTAGCAAGGGTGACAGACATTTTAGATTATAAAAAAATGTTAAAAAGTATTGAACATAAACTGAGAGAAAAGTTTAGAGGAAAGCAGGAAGAAATCATTCTGAAGAATATGGAAGCAATAAAAAAAGCTTACGAAGAAACAAAAGGAGAAGAGTAA
- the porD gene encoding pyruvate synthase subunit PorD: protein MQKKESWKELPIGAIIVEPGSSKKFKTGDWREGKKPVVNKEKCTNCLICWIYCPDSSIIVENGEMKGIDLDYCKGCGICANQCPIKAIEMVEEEK from the coding sequence ATGCAAAAAAAAGAGAGTTGGAAGGAGCTTCCAATAGGTGCTATTATTGTGGAGCCTGGTTCAAGTAAAAAGTTCAAAACAGGTGACTGGAGAGAAGGGAAAAAACCAGTTGTAAATAAAGAGAAATGCACAAATTGTTTAATTTGTTGGATTTATTGTCCAGATTCATCAATTATTGTAGAAAATGGGGAAATGAAAGGAATTGATTTAGATTATTGTAAGGGTTGTGGAATTTGTGCAAATCAATGTCCTATAAAAGCAATAGAAATGGTGGAGGAGGAAAAATGA
- a CDS encoding transketolase C-terminal domain-containing protein: protein MKVVAKTANEAMAEAMRQINPDVVAAYPITPSTEIVQIFSQFVADGLVHTEFIPVESEHSAISACIGACAAGARVMTATSSQGLALMNEALFVAAGLRLPIVICEINRALSAPINIHCDHSDTMNERDSGWLQFYAENSQEAYDLVIQAMKIAEGVFLPVMVTADGFILSHSLERIEILEDKEVQGFIGENKTPYFLLDTENPITVGPLDLQDYYFEHKRGEAEAMRESYGVIKKVFKEFGEKFGRNYDFVEEYKMEDAERAIVLMGSTAGTAKEVVDELRENGEKVGLVKVRVFRPWPVEEINKTLSKARFVAIMDRAEGMSGFGAPLFTEVRSSLYDENKKPDVYGYVYGLGGREVTPIDIKNVFDDLKRIEEGEKLERIKYLGVRE from the coding sequence ATGAAGGTTGTAGCCAAGACTGCAAATGAAGCAATGGCTGAAGCAATGAGACAGATAAACCCTGATGTTGTTGCAGCTTATCCAATAACTCCTTCAACGGAAATTGTTCAGATTTTTTCTCAATTTGTTGCTGATGGACTCGTTCACACAGAATTTATTCCTGTTGAATCAGAACATTCAGCTATAAGTGCTTGTATTGGAGCTTGTGCGGCTGGAGCAAGGGTTATGACTGCAACTTCTTCCCAAGGTCTTGCTCTAATGAATGAAGCTCTTTTTGTGGCTGCAGGTCTAAGACTCCCAATTGTTATCTGTGAAATAAATAGAGCTTTATCTGCTCCTATTAATATACATTGCGATCATTCCGATACGATGAATGAAAGAGATTCGGGATGGCTCCAATTTTATGCCGAGAATTCTCAAGAAGCTTATGACCTTGTAATCCAAGCAATGAAGATTGCAGAAGGAGTTTTTCTGCCAGTTATGGTAACTGCTGATGGTTTTATTTTATCACATTCTCTTGAAAGAATTGAAATTTTAGAGGACAAAGAAGTTCAGGGTTTTATTGGGGAAAACAAGACACCTTATTTCCTTTTAGATACAGAAAATCCAATAACAGTGGGCCCCCTTGATTTACAAGATTACTATTTTGAACATAAAAGAGGAGAGGCTGAGGCAATGAGAGAGTCTTATGGAGTGATAAAAAAAGTGTTTAAAGAATTTGGAGAAAAGTTTGGAAGGAATTATGATTTTGTAGAAGAGTATAAGATGGAAGATGCAGAGAGAGCTATTGTTTTAATGGGTTCTACTGCTGGAACCGCAAAGGAAGTTGTGGATGAACTTAGAGAGAATGGCGAAAAAGTTGGTCTTGTAAAGGTTAGAGTTTTTAGACCCTGGCCAGTTGAGGAAATTAATAAAACCTTAAGTAAAGCTCGTTTCGTCGCAATAATGGATAGAGCGGAAGGAATGAGTGGTTTTGGAGCTCCTCTTTTTACAGAGGTTAGATCTTCTCTTTATGATGAAAATAAAAAACCCGATGTATATGGATATGTTTATGGTCTGGGAGGAAGAGAAGTGACTCCTATTGACATTAAAAATGTTTTTGATGATCTTAAGAGAATAGAAGAAGGAGAAAAGTTAGAAAGAATCAAATATTTAGGAGTAAGAGAATAA
- the porB gene encoding pyruvate synthase subunit PorB → MGINLKELSKQEDLFTSGHRACAGCGPAIAIRQALLVSGKDTVVGFATGCMEVVSTIFPYTAWKVPYIHSLFENVAATISGVERAYEALKKKGKIKKEINFIAFGGDGGTYDIGLQSLSGAMERGHNMLYICYDNEAYMNTGIQRSGATPYGASTTTSPNGKKIPGKIQWRKDITEIMAAHNIPYVAQASISEWKDYMEKVQKALSIKGPKFIVVFAPCQLGWYYPKEDTIKIADLAVRSKFWPLYEVENGVHRITKEPKKVVPIEEWLKLQGRFRHLFKEENRGIIEEIQREVDKRWEKLKKLEEAGV, encoded by the coding sequence ATGGGTATTAATTTGAAAGAACTTTCAAAACAAGAGGATTTATTTACATCAGGACATCGTGCATGTGCGGGTTGTGGTCCTGCAATAGCAATAAGGCAGGCTCTTTTAGTTTCAGGAAAAGACACTGTTGTAGGTTTTGCAACTGGTTGTATGGAAGTTGTCTCTACAATATTCCCTTATACTGCATGGAAAGTTCCTTATATCCATTCACTCTTTGAGAATGTAGCTGCTACAATTAGTGGAGTAGAAAGGGCTTATGAGGCTTTAAAGAAAAAAGGGAAAATAAAAAAAGAGATAAATTTCATTGCCTTTGGGGGAGATGGTGGAACCTATGATATAGGGTTACAATCCCTCTCTGGAGCGATGGAAAGAGGACACAATATGCTCTATATTTGTTATGATAACGAGGCTTATATGAATACAGGAATACAACGTTCAGGGGCAACCCCTTATGGAGCAAGCACAACAACATCTCCAAATGGAAAGAAAATACCCGGGAAAATTCAATGGAGAAAAGATATCACAGAAATTATGGCTGCACACAATATCCCATATGTAGCTCAGGCTTCTATTTCCGAATGGAAAGATTATATGGAAAAAGTCCAGAAGGCTCTTTCTATAAAAGGACCAAAGTTCATTGTTGTGTTTGCCCCTTGTCAACTTGGTTGGTATTATCCAAAAGAAGATACGATTAAAATTGCAGATCTTGCAGTAAGGTCTAAGTTTTGGCCTCTTTATGAGGTGGAAAATGGAGTTCATAGAATAACAAAAGAACCTAAGAAAGTTGTCCCTATTGAGGAATGGTTGAAATTACAAGGTAGATTCAGGCATTTATTTAAAGAAGAAAATAGAGGAATAATAGAAGAGATTCAAAGAGAAGTTGATAAAAGATGGGAAAAACTCAAAAAATTAGAGGAGGCAGGAGTTTAA
- a CDS encoding roadblock/LC7 domain-containing protein — protein sequence MPNGKGASFEKEFQAIKECLEELCRETKAVTVLLIDKAGQLITSAGNVSSIDVPSFATLSAADFAATSNLADLIGEHDFSTLFHQGVHKSIYVSLIADRVILAVIFTKETTLGLVRIKVKKTAEKLSELFGKIFETLESEYAGTVDDEFISEAETEIDSLFE from the coding sequence ATGCCAAATGGAAAAGGAGCATCATTTGAAAAAGAGTTTCAAGCTATAAAAGAGTGTTTAGAAGAACTCTGTAGAGAGACAAAAGCTGTGACTGTTTTACTTATAGATAAAGCGGGGCAACTTATTACTTCTGCCGGAAATGTCTCTTCAATTGATGTTCCTTCCTTTGCAACTCTTTCTGCTGCGGATTTTGCTGCTACTTCTAATCTTGCAGATCTTATAGGAGAACACGATTTTTCTACTCTCTTTCATCAGGGTGTTCATAAGAGTATCTATGTTTCGTTAATAGCTGATAGGGTAATTCTTGCCGTGATCTTTACAAAAGAAACGACCTTAGGCTTAGTTCGTATTAAGGTAAAGAAAACAGCAGAAAAACTCTCGGAATTGTTTGGAAAAATTTTTGAGACTCTTGAAAGCGAATATGCTGGGACTGTAGATGATGAATTCATTAGTGAGGCAGAAACAGAAATAGATAGTCTTTTTGAATAA
- a CDS encoding ADP-ribosylation factor-like protein, with product MALINYSSKEINCKIVYYGPGLGGKTTNIKHIYSKVNPENRGKLMSLDTELDRTLFFDFLPVDLGKVKGFSVHFHLYTVPGQVYYNASRRLILKGVDGIIFVADSQIERFEDNIESMENLIDNLREYNRKLEEIPLAIQYNKRDLPNIVSISELEEALNPRGVFSCEGVAVEGIGVFEPLKEVSKKVLRNLR from the coding sequence ATGGCTCTTATAAATTATTCCTCAAAAGAGATAAACTGTAAGATTGTTTATTATGGACCGGGTTTGGGCGGGAAGACCACGAACATAAAACACATATATTCAAAAGTCAATCCTGAAAATAGAGGGAAATTGATGAGTTTAGATACGGAATTGGATAGAACACTATTCTTTGATTTTTTGCCTGTGGATCTTGGAAAAGTCAAAGGATTCTCTGTACATTTTCATCTTTATACGGTTCCAGGTCAGGTTTACTATAACGCTTCCAGAAGGCTAATTTTAAAAGGTGTGGATGGAATTATATTTGTTGCAGATTCTCAAATAGAAAGATTTGAAGATAACATTGAGTCTATGGAAAATCTAATTGATAATCTGAGAGAATACAATAGAAAGCTTGAAGAAATACCTTTAGCCATTCAGTATAACAAAAGAGATCTACCAAACATTGTTTCTATTAGCGAGTTAGAAGAAGCTTTGAATCCTCGGGGAGTTTTCTCCTGTGAAGGTGTAGCTGTAGAAGGGATAGGAGTTTTTGAACCTCTTAAAGAAGTCTCTAAGAAGGTTTTAAGAAATCTTAGGTAG
- the purB gene encoding adenylosuccinate lyase gives MIPRYRVEEIEKIWSEENKFRKWFEVELAVLSAREELNQIPKGVTKSLLKIEISPERIREIEKETHHDVVAFITSVVEKGGDAARFFHEGLTSSDIVDTAFALQLKESSLIIKKELENILRVLREKALQCKGIPIIGRTHGVHGEPTSLGLKILSWYSEMKRARDRFNRALKEINYGKISGAMGNFAHLDPEVEELALKKLKLKPEPISTQIVPRDRYAEYVFSLATIGTTIEHIATEIRHLQRTEIRELEEPFREGQKGSSAMPHKRNPILCERLSGMSRLLRSYLITAIENINLWNERDISHSSTERIYFPDAITLTVYMLRKLIFVIKNLNIYKENIEKNIWLTNGLVFSQKVLIALLNKGLNRMEAYNIVQEHAMETWKNGGSFKERIENDKTVKKYINKKELETLFDPKGYIKNEEKIFKRVLST, from the coding sequence ATGATCCCAAGATATAGAGTTGAAGAAATTGAAAAAATCTGGTCCGAAGAAAACAAATTCCGTAAGTGGTTTGAGGTGGAGTTAGCTGTATTATCTGCAAGGGAAGAACTAAATCAAATACCTAAAGGGGTGACTAAATCTCTTTTGAAAATAGAAATATCTCCAGAAAGAATAAGAGAAATTGAAAAAGAAACCCATCATGATGTAGTAGCTTTTATTACCTCTGTTGTAGAAAAAGGAGGGGATGCAGCTCGTTTTTTCCATGAAGGGCTTACATCTTCAGATATTGTGGATACTGCGTTTGCTCTCCAACTTAAAGAATCTTCTTTAATTATAAAAAAAGAATTAGAAAACATTCTAAGAGTTTTAAGAGAGAAAGCCCTACAGTGTAAGGGAATTCCAATAATAGGGAGAACCCATGGAGTCCATGGAGAACCAACCTCTCTGGGTCTTAAGATTCTTTCCTGGTATTCAGAAATGAAAAGAGCAAGGGATCGATTTAATAGAGCTCTTAAAGAAATTAATTACGGGAAAATTTCAGGAGCAATGGGTAATTTTGCTCATCTTGATCCTGAAGTGGAAGAACTTGCTTTAAAAAAATTGAAATTAAAGCCAGAACCAATATCAACTCAAATTGTCCCACGTGATAGATATGCAGAGTATGTTTTTTCACTTGCAACTATTGGCACTACTATAGAGCATATAGCAACCGAAATTCGTCACCTCCAGCGAACAGAAATCAGAGAATTAGAAGAACCTTTTAGAGAAGGGCAAAAGGGTTCTTCAGCTATGCCTCACAAAAGAAATCCAATCCTTTGCGAACGTCTTTCTGGGATGAGTCGCCTTTTGCGTTCATACTTAATAACAGCGATAGAAAACATAAATCTTTGGAATGAAAGGGACATATCTCATTCTTCTACCGAAAGGATATATTTCCCTGATGCTATTACTCTTACGGTATATATGTTAAGAAAACTAATTTTTGTGATAAAAAATTTAAATATATACAAAGAAAACATAGAAAAAAATATCTGGCTAACAAATGGCCTTGTCTTTTCCCAAAAGGTTCTTATTGCTTTGCTTAATAAAGGGTTAAACAGAATGGAAGCTTATAATATTGTCCAAGAACATGCAATGGAAACTTGGAAAAATGGCGGGAGTTTTAAAGAGAGAATAGAAAACGATAAAACAGTTAAAAAATATATAAACAAGAAAGAGTTAGAAACTCTATTTGATCCCAAAGGTTATATAAAAAACGAAGAGAAGATTTTTAAAAGAGTTCTTTCTACCTAA
- a CDS encoding glycoside hydrolase family 3 N-terminal domain-containing protein → MVKNKSFIKKIFIVFFLIFHLLARYPKYLDSTATIEERVEDLLNQMTLEEKIGQMIQAERSSSTILSDIKKYYLGSVLSGGGSVPSPNTPEKWADMYDTLQGRALSTRLGIPIIYGIDAVHGHNNVYGAVIFPHNIGLGCTRDSILAEKIGRITAIEVNATGLDWTFAPCIAVARNERWGRTYESFGETPELVKMMGAALVRGFQGDSLSSPCSILACAKHFIADGGTKDGKDRGNAEIDEETLRAIHLPGYIEAIKNKVGSIMISYSSWNGIKCHENAYLIDTLLKGELGFEGFVISDWDGIEQLGGSYGQKIRKAINAGIDMAMVPFNYAKFYDTLKSCVEKGYISEERINDAVKRILRIKFKMGLFERPYANRDFLDSLGTIAHREVAREAVRKSLVLLKKKDGILPLPKENIHIFVAGEHADNLGYQCGGWTISWQGGSGDITIGTTILEALKEAAPEAEITYSKDGILSDSSMDVSIVVIGEKPYAEFFGDRNDLSLPSSSINLIRNIKNAGIPVIGILISGRPLIIEPIIPFTDVLIAAWLPGTEGRGITDILFGDYNPIGLLSHSWPRTMSDIPINFGDSLYEPLFAYGYGITDLSDSPSGSPPIFYSAAVNFDGTQVCVAFNKKMEKPEGADLGFLLTRNGISDIPISNIEVASYDSTTLILELSETIQPLDEITISYEGESVFSKDGGKLEPFGPEIVYNTLNENFGVPEKEKVALEIQHSTLFNKIAYIEFRLFERGKVSLRIYNIQGQEIETIINNELSPGKYKYKWDGSKYPNGIYFYEFIGGSSKFYGKMVLLK, encoded by the coding sequence ATGGTCAAAAATAAATCATTTATCAAAAAGATCTTTATTGTTTTTTTTCTTATATTCCATTTATTAGCTCGTTATCCAAAATACTTAGACTCTACAGCAACAATTGAAGAAAGAGTAGAAGATTTATTAAATCAAATGACATTAGAAGAAAAAATAGGCCAAATGATTCAAGCAGAGAGATCAAGTTCTACAATTCTAAGCGATATAAAAAAATACTATTTAGGTTCTGTTTTAAGTGGGGGTGGCTCTGTTCCTTCTCCAAACACTCCGGAGAAATGGGCAGATATGTATGATACTCTCCAAGGGAGAGCTCTCTCCACCCGTCTTGGTATTCCGATAATTTATGGGATTGACGCAGTTCATGGACACAACAATGTTTATGGTGCAGTTATATTTCCACACAATATTGGCTTAGGTTGTACTAGAGATTCTATTCTTGCTGAAAAAATAGGTAGAATCACTGCAATTGAAGTAAATGCTACAGGTTTAGATTGGACGTTTGCTCCCTGCATTGCAGTTGCAAGAAACGAACGTTGGGGAAGAACCTATGAAAGTTTTGGAGAAACTCCCGAATTGGTGAAGATGATGGGAGCAGCTCTTGTGAGAGGTTTTCAAGGTGATTCCCTTTCAAGCCCTTGTAGTATCTTAGCTTGTGCTAAGCATTTTATCGCAGATGGTGGAACCAAAGACGGTAAAGATAGAGGAAATGCAGAAATAGACGAAGAAACCTTAAGGGCTATCCATTTACCAGGTTATATTGAAGCGATTAAAAACAAGGTCGGTTCCATAATGATTTCCTACAGCAGTTGGAATGGAATCAAATGCCATGAGAATGCTTATTTGATAGACACTCTACTAAAAGGAGAATTAGGTTTTGAAGGTTTTGTTATCTCTGACTGGGATGGAATTGAGCAATTGGGAGGCTCTTATGGGCAGAAAATTAGAAAAGCAATAAATGCTGGAATAGATATGGCAATGGTTCCTTTTAATTATGCTAAATTTTATGATACTCTAAAAAGCTGCGTTGAAAAAGGCTATATTAGTGAGGAAAGAATTAACGATGCAGTAAAACGAATTTTAAGGATTAAATTTAAAATGGGTTTATTTGAAAGACCTTATGCAAACAGAGACTTTTTAGATTCTCTTGGAACAATTGCCCATAGGGAGGTAGCCAGAGAAGCTGTTCGTAAATCTTTAGTTTTACTGAAGAAAAAAGATGGAATATTACCCTTACCGAAAGAAAACATTCACATTTTTGTTGCAGGAGAACACGCTGATAATCTTGGTTATCAATGTGGAGGATGGACAATTAGTTGGCAGGGAGGAAGTGGTGATATTACGATTGGGACCACAATTTTGGAAGCCTTAAAGGAAGCAGCACCTGAAGCAGAAATTACTTATTCAAAAGATGGAATTCTAAGTGATTCTTCAATGGATGTTTCTATTGTGGTGATAGGCGAAAAGCCTTACGCTGAATTTTTTGGAGATAGAAATGATTTAAGCTTGCCAAGTTCATCAATTAACTTAATCAGAAATATCAAAAATGCAGGAATCCCTGTTATTGGTATCTTAATTTCAGGAAGACCTTTGATAATTGAGCCTATTATTCCATTCACAGATGTCCTTATAGCAGCTTGGCTCCCAGGAACGGAAGGACGAGGAATAACAGATATATTATTTGGAGACTATAACCCAATAGGGCTTCTCTCTCATAGCTGGCCAAGAACAATGAGCGACATACCTATTAATTTTGGGGATAGCCTATATGAACCATTGTTTGCATATGGATACGGAATTACAGATCTTTCTGATTCTCCTTCTGGGTCTCCTCCTATTTTTTATTCTGCAGCGGTCAATTTTGATGGAACTCAAGTTTGTGTGGCTTTCAATAAAAAGATGGAGAAACCGGAAGGTGCCGATTTGGGATTTCTTTTAACAAGAAATGGTATAAGTGATATTCCAATAAGCAATATAGAAGTTGCTTCTTACGACTCTACAACACTTATATTGGAACTCTCAGAAACTATCCAGCCTTTAGATGAGATTACAATTTCTTATGAAGGAGAATCAGTTTTTTCAAAAGATGGAGGCAAATTAGAGCCATTCGGCCCAGAAATAGTTTATAATACTTTGAATGAAAACTTTGGTGTTCCCGAAAAAGAAAAAGTAGCCTTAGAAATTCAGCATTCTACCCTTTTTAATAAAATAGCCTATATTGAATTTCGTTTATTTGAAAGGGGAAAAGTTTCTCTGCGTATTTATAATATACAAGGTCAAGAAATAGAAACCATTATTAATAATGAACTTTCTCCAGGAAAGTATAAGTATAAGTGGGACGGAAGTAAATATCCCAATGGTATTTATTTTTATGAGTTTATAGGAGGAAGTTCCAAATTCTATGGGAAAATGGTATTGCTTAAATAG